One genomic window of Glycine soja cultivar W05 chromosome 9, ASM419377v2, whole genome shotgun sequence includes the following:
- the LOC114367022 gene encoding isoflavone 2'-hydroxylase-like yields MGMLLLLLSYSLLFLVLFLTLKSLFQSRKLRNLPPGPPPLPIIGNLNLLEQPIHRFFQRMSKEYGNIVSLWFGSRLAVVISSPTAYQECFTKHDVALANRLPSLSGKYIFYNNTTVGSCSHGQHWRNLRRITALDVLSTQRVHSFSGIRSDETKRLVQRLLAKNSKEGFARVEISSMFNDLTYNNIMRMISGKRFYGEESELKNVEKAREFRETVTEMLELMGVANKGDHLPFLRWFDFQNVEKRLKSISKRYDTILNEIIDENRSKKDRENSMIDHLLKLQETQPEYYTDQIIKGLALAMLFGGTDSSTGTLEWSLSNLLNHPEVLKKAKEELDTQVGQDRLLNESDLPKLPYLRKIILETLRLYPPAPILIPHVSSEDITIEGFNVPRDTIVIINGWGMQRDPHLWNDATCFKPERFDVEGEEKKLVAFGMGRRACPGEPMAMQSVSFTLGLLIQCFDWKRVSEEKLDMTENNWITLSRLIPLEAMCKARPLATKIGV; encoded by the exons ATGggaatgttgttgttgttgttgtcttaTTCTCTCCTTTTCCTGGTTCTATTCCTTACACTGAAATCCCTTTTCCAAAGCAGAAAATTGAGAAACCTACCACCAGGTCCTCCTCCTCTTCCCATAATAGGTAACCTTAACCTCCTCGAACAACCTATTCACCGTTTCTTCCAACGCATGTCCAAAGAATATGGAAACATCGTTTCCCTTTGGTTCGGTTCACGTCTCGCCGTTGTCATTTCCTCACCAACTGCATACCAAGAATGCTTCACCAAACACGACGTTGCCTTGGCCAACCGGCTACCTTCTCTCTCGGGAAAATACATATTCTACAACAACACCACCGTAGGGTCCTGCTCCCACGGCCAGCACTGGCGGAACCTCCGCCGCATCACCGCCCTGGACGTCCTCTCCACGCAGCGAGTCCACTCTTTCTCCGGAATCCGAAGCGACGAGACGAAAAGGTTGGTACAGAGGTTGCTGGCCAAGAACTCCAAGGAGGGTTTTGCTCGCGTGGAGATAAGCTCCATGTTCAATGACTTGACCTACAACAACATCATGAGGATGATATCAGGGAAGAGGTTTTACGGAGAGGAGAGTGAGTTGAAGAACGTTGAGAAAGCGAGGGAGTTCAGAGAGACAGTGACAGAGATGCTAGAACTCATGGGGGTGGCTAATAAGGGAGATCACTTACCTTTCCTAAGATGGTTCGATTTTCAGAATGTGGAGAAGCGTTTGAAGAGTATTAGTAAAAGGTATGATACCATCTTGAATGAGATCATTGATGAGAACCGTAGCAAGAAGGACCGCGAGAATTCCATGATTGATCATCTTCTCAAACTGCAAGAGACTCAGCCTGAGTACTACACTGACCAAATCATCAAAGGCCTtgctttg GCCATGCTTTTTGGCGGAACTGACTCATCAACGGGAACCTTAGAGTGGTCGCTATCTAATTTATTGAATCACCCAGAGGTgttgaagaaagcaaaagaagaattGGACACTCAAGTAGGACAAGACCGCTTGTTAAATGAGTCAGACCTTCCAAAACTTCCTTATCTTAGAAAGATCATTCTTGAGACACTTAGGTTGTATCCTCCAGCTCCAATTCTAATACCTCATGTGTCTTCAGAAGATATCACTATTGAAGGATTCAATGTCCCACGAGACACAATTGTGATCATTAATGGTTGGGGCATGCAGAGAGATCCTCATTTGTGGAATGATGCCACATGCTTTAAACCTGAGAGGTTTGATGTGGAAGGAGAGGAGAAAAAGTTGGTAGCATTTGGAATGGGAAGAAGGGCTTGCCCAGGAGAACCCATGGCTATGCAAAGTGTCAGCTTTACTTTGGGATTATTGATTCAATGTTTTGACTGGAAACGAGTAAGTGAGGAAAAGCTTGATATGACCGAGAATAATTGGATTACCTTGTCAAGGTTAATTCCATTGGAAGCCATGTGCAAGGCTCGTCCACTCGCCACTAAAATTggagtttaa